The following coding sequences are from one Saprospiraceae bacterium window:
- a CDS encoding DUF3089 domain-containing protein, which translates to MKLRLFFFCIIFLIAAIGKSQSVPAPPDYSIEENWAALPSRFDSADISPSDLKDLQQFAEADVFFIHPTTNISKIFVNWNADVNDEKLNHKTDQTTIKYQVSAFNGAGKIYCPRYRQAHIRAFFTSDTAEGNAALDLAYSDVRAAFIYYLNHYNQKRPIIIAAHSQGGLHAIRLLHEFFDDSPLQNRLVVAYIMGYPVRQNEYKNIPVCKTPEQTGCFCSWRTFKVGHELPKRFEDYPVDITNPVSWSTSRDVVPKEMHKGMLITHFNEGTKGSQLQTQIHRNILWVNKPKFKGSFLYTGANFHRGDVNLFYKDIYENAKLRVRMFFKS; encoded by the coding sequence GTGAAATTGAGATTATTCTTTTTCTGTATAATATTCTTGATAGCAGCAATAGGAAAGTCACAATCTGTCCCTGCGCCTCCGGATTATTCAATTGAAGAAAATTGGGCTGCTTTGCCATCAAGATTTGATTCGGCTGATATCTCTCCATCAGATTTAAAGGATCTGCAGCAATTTGCAGAAGCAGATGTGTTTTTTATTCATCCTACAACGAATATTTCTAAAATATTTGTTAATTGGAATGCTGATGTCAATGACGAAAAGCTTAATCACAAGACAGATCAAACAACAATAAAATATCAAGTAAGTGCTTTTAATGGTGCAGGTAAAATTTATTGTCCCAGATATCGTCAAGCGCACATCAGAGCATTTTTTACTTCCGACACCGCAGAAGGAAATGCTGCTTTGGACCTTGCTTACTCAGACGTTAGAGCAGCATTCATTTATTATTTAAATCACTATAATCAAAAGCGGCCTATTATCATTGCAGCACATAGTCAAGGTGGATTGCATGCGATAAGATTGTTGCACGAATTTTTTGATGACAGCCCATTGCAGAATAGACTTGTAGTAGCATATATCATGGGTTATCCCGTTAGACAAAATGAATACAAAAATATTCCGGTCTGTAAAACCCCCGAACAAACAGGTTGTTTTTGCAGTTGGCGAACTTTTAAAGTGGGGCATGAGTTGCCTAAGAGATTTGAAGATTATCCCGTAGATATCACAAATCCTGTAAGTTGGTCAACTTCACGCGATGTTGTGCCAAAGGAAATGCATAAAGGAATGCTGATCACTCATTTTAATGAAGGTACAAAAGGCTCTCAGTTGCAAACACAGATACATCGCAATATTTTATGGGTAAACAAACCAAAGTTTAAAGGAAGTTTTTTGTATACAGGAGCTAACTTTCATCGGGGAGATGTAAATTTGTTTTACAAGGACATTTATGAAAATGCGAAATTGCGAGTACGTATGTTTTTTAAATCTTAA